A window of Lactococcus lactis contains these coding sequences:
- a CDS encoding plasmid mobilization protein — translation MKIIENRERSIQKKFRVNEKEDERIKFMMRKTGITNFSIFARRACCNKEIFSIDFSEYKNIISEISATKSELKRIGNNINQIAKHLNENKNNQTKELMSDYQKQLENLEEKIQKVVHYISEG, via the coding sequence ATGAAAATAATTGAAAATCGTGAGAGAAGTATACAGAAAAAATTTCGTGTAAATGAAAAAGAAGACGAAAGAATTAAATTTATGATGAGAAAAACTGGTATCACTAATTTTTCTATTTTTGCAAGGCGAGCTTGTTGCAATAAAGAGATTTTTTCTATTGATTTTTCAGAATATAAAAATATTATTTCTGAAATTTCTGCGACAAAATCTGAACTAAAACGTATCGGAAATAATATCAATCAAATTGCTAAACATTTAAACGAAAATAAAAATAATCAGACAAAAGAATTGATGTCTGATTATCAAAAGCAATTAGAAAATTTGGAAGAAAAAATTCAAAAAGTGGTTCATTATATTTCGGAGGGCTAG
- a CDS encoding recombinase family protein, translating to MSKIGYARVSSKEQNLDRQLEALQSVSKVFSDKASGQSTERPQLQAMLDYLREGDIVIVTELDRLGRNNKDLTEIMNAIQQKGATLEVLNLPSMNGIEDENLRRLINNLVVELYKYQAESERKRIKERQAQGIELAKKKGRFTGRKSTFQKDDPLLQRAFNLYQSKEYTLKEIEHHTKIPVSTLKRYLTKYGIKRK from the coding sequence ATGAGTAAAATTGGTTATGCACGAGTGAGTAGCAAAGAACAAAACCTAGATAGACAATTAGAAGCGTTACAGAGCGTTTCTAAGGTCTTTTCAGATAAAGCAAGCGGACAATCCACCGAACGTCCTCAATTACAAGCCATGCTGGACTATCTGCGTGAGGGGGATATTGTCATTGTAACGGAGTTAGACCGTTTAGGGCGGAACAATAAAGACCTTACAGAGATTATGAATGCCATTCAACAAAAAGGAGCTACGCTGGAAGTCTTAAACTTGCCCTCAATGAATGGGATTGAAGACGAAAATTTGAGACGATTAATTAATAATTTAGTCGTTGAATTATACAAATATCAAGCGGAAAGCGAACGGAAAAGAATTAAGGAAAGGCAGGCACAAGGGATTGAGTTAGCAAAGAAAAAAGGACGATTTACTGGAAGAAAAAGTACCTTTCAAAAAGACGACCCTTTACTACAAAGAGCGTTTAATCTATATCAATCAAAAGAATATACTTTAAAAGAAATTGAACATCATACTAAAATTCCAGTCAGTACACTAAAACGATATTTAACAAAGTATGGTATTAAAAGAAAATAA